The Flavobacterium sp. CBA20B-1 genome includes the window AACTATGAAAAAGATTCTCCTTATTATAACCACCTTGTTAGGCGTTTATAACTTAACTGCCCAAGTACTCTACATCGAAAATTTTAACAGTTATCCTGTGGGAAATATAGGCACCGATTATAACGGCACGGTACCCGGTGTAGGCGGTTGGTTTACCAAATCCGAAAATAAACCTATCTACAATACGCCGCTTACCAATAACGATTATAAAATTGTAGCCGAAGCCAACAAAGGGAATGTTGCACAAATAGGACCCCTTACCAAAAAAGGTGAATGGACACGTACTTTATTCCGTACCGATATCAACCCCTATTGGCAACAACGCACAGCAGGTAATAATGTTTTTAAGTGCAGTTTTGATTTGTATGTAGATGATAGTTATATCAGTTCCACTCCTCCATCTGATCCAATACGTATAATTTTATACAGCAAGGAAGGAGGGTTGACTAGGTTTTCATATGATCCTGATCATCATAGTTTTATGGCTGGTTTTGATTTTTCTAGGGGTAATTTTAATCGCGGAAGTGGTGAAGCTGTAGTGGTAAGTCCCGGCACCCCCTTACAACCGCCACCAAATGGCAGTTGGATTACTGTAGAAATGTATATAGATTATGATAACAACAAAGCGTATTTCAGCATACCAACTTTAAACTATACGAATGTTAAAAACATTGCATTTACTTTAGAGTTGGGGGGGTTAGATACCGAGGGCAACCCCTTGCCTGATGACAGCCCTGTTGAATTAGTGTTTTTTTACACGAAGTCTGGCGATGTTGATGGTACTTTTTATACCCCCAAAATAGATAACATTAATTTAGTAGCTCAAAACACGGTACCCACTTTAGCAACTACCGAGCAGTTGGCTGCAAAATTTAACTTATACCCCAACCCAGCAAGCAATGTTGTAAACATCACCAACGCTGAGAATATGCAGATACAGCAAATCACGGTGTATGATGTTGCAGGCAAACAGTTAAGCACCCAAACCTACAACAACGAAACCGATATACAATTAAACGTAGAACATTTAGCAAGTGGCACGTATATGCTGCACTTGCAAACGAATCAGGGTACAGCGGTTAAAAAATTGGTGAAAAAGTAGTTTTTTTTTCTGTAGCTTCAAAACAACTTTGCCAAAGTTCCAAACTTTGGCAAAGATTATTTTTACCTAGCTTAAACTTCAAAACCACACGCTGTCAAACAATTACAAAAAAGATTAAAAAACTTTCAAAAAGCATTTGCAAAAGCCAAAAAAAGAGTAGTATATTTGCAACCGCTTTCAGGACAACGAAAGCCACGTTCCTAGAAAAAAAAGTAAAAAATAAATTTGGATGGTATAGAAAAAGGTTATTATCTTTGCAGTCCGTTCAAAAAAGAAAAAGGGCGATTAGCTCAGCTGGTTCAGAGCACCTCGTTTACACCGAGGGGGTCGGGGGTTCGAACCCCTCATCGCCCACAAAAAAACTTTTTCAAAAAAAAGCAAAAATAATTTTGCTGATTAAAAAATAAGTTTTACTTTTGCAACCGCTTTGAGAGAGAAGCGAATGTAAGAAGAACAAGTTCATAGACATATTGGATTAACAGAGAATTAAAGAGTAAAAGCTCTTGGGCAACCAAGAGGTTTTAAACGACACATCAACAATAAAAAAAATTATACGATGAAGAGTTTGATCCTGGCTCAGGATGAACGCTAGCGGCAGGCCTAACACATGCAAGTCGAGGGGTATCCCGCCTTCGGGCGGGAGAGACCGGCGCACGGGTGCGTAACGCGTATGCAATCTACCTTATACTAAGGGATAGCCCAGAGAAATTTGGATTAATACCTTATAGTTAATAGAAATGGCATCATTTATATTATAAAGATTTATTGGTATAAGATGAGCATGCGTCCCATTAGTTAGTTGGTGTGGTAACGGCATACCAAGACGATGATGGGTAGGGGTCCTGAGAGGGAGATCCCCCACACTGGTACTGAGACACGGACCAGACTCCTACGGGAGGCAGCAGTGAGGAATATTGGTCAATGGGCGCAAGCCTGAACCAGCCATGCCGCGTGCAGGATGACGGTCCTATGGATTGTAAACTGCTTTTGTACAGGAAGAAACACTCCCATGCGTGGGAATTTGACGGTACTGTAAGAATAAGGATCGGCTAACTCCGTGCCAGCAGCCGCGGTAATACGGAGGATCCAAGCGTTATCCGGAATCATTGGGTTTAAAGGGTCCGTAGGCGGCTTTATAAGTCAGTGGTGAAAGTTTTTGGCTTAACCAAAAAAATGCCATTGATACTGTAGGGCTTGAATATTTGTGAAGTAACTAGAATATGTAGTGTAGCGGTGAAATGCTTAGATATTACATGGAATACCAATTGCGAAGGCAGGTTACTAACAAATGATTGACGCTGATGGACGAAAGCGTGGGTAGCGAACAGGATTAGATACCCTGGTAGTCCACGCCGTAAACGATGGATACTAGCTGTTCGAGCTTCGGTTTGAGTGGCTAAGCGAAAGTGATAAGTATCCCACCTGGGGAGTACGGGCGCAAGCCTGAAACTCAAAGGAATTGACGGGGGCCCGCACAAGCGGTGGAGCATGTGGTTTAATTCGATGATACGCGAGGAACCTTACCAGGGCTTAAATGTAGTTTGACGTATTTGGAAACAGATATTTCTTCGGACAAATTACAAGGTGCTGCATGGTTGTCGTCAGCTCGTGCCGTGAGGTGTCAGGTTAAGTCCTATAACGAGCGCAACCCCTGTTGTTAGTTGCCAGCGAGTCAAGTCGGGAACTCTAGCAAGACTGCCAGTGTAAACTGAGAGGAAGGTGGGGATGACGTCAAATCATCACGGCCCTTACGTCCTGGGCCACACACGTGCTACAATGGCCGGTACAGAGAGCAGCCACTTGGCGACAAGGAGCGAATCTATAAAACCGGTCACAGTTCGGATCGGAGTCTGCAACTCGACTCCGTGAAGCTGGAATCGCTAGTAATCGGATATCAGCCATGATCCGGTGAATACGTTCCCGGGCCTTGTACACACCGCCCGTCAAGCCATGGAAGCTGGGGGTACCTGAAGTCGGTGACCGCAAGGAGCTGCCTAGGGTAAAACCGGTAACTAGGGCTAAGTCGTAACAAGGTAGCCGTACCGGAAGGTGCGGCTGGAACACCTCCTTTCTAGAGATGGTTTAAACATCTTTTACTCTTTAACTGTTGGTTCAAAAAAAAAGCAGAATAAAAAATACAGAGTCTCGTAGCTCAGCTGGTTAGAGTACTACACTGATAATGTAGGGGTCGGCAGTTCGAGTCTGCCCGGGACTACGAAGTATTACTGGGAAGA containing:
- a CDS encoding T9SS type A sorting domain-containing protein produces the protein MKKILLIITTLLGVYNLTAQVLYIENFNSYPVGNIGTDYNGTVPGVGGWFTKSENKPIYNTPLTNNDYKIVAEANKGNVAQIGPLTKKGEWTRTLFRTDINPYWQQRTAGNNVFKCSFDLYVDDSYISSTPPSDPIRIILYSKEGGLTRFSYDPDHHSFMAGFDFSRGNFNRGSGEAVVVSPGTPLQPPPNGSWITVEMYIDYDNNKAYFSIPTLNYTNVKNIAFTLELGGLDTEGNPLPDDSPVELVFFYTKSGDVDGTFYTPKIDNINLVAQNTVPTLATTEQLAAKFNLYPNPASNVVNITNAENMQIQQITVYDVAGKQLSTQTYNNETDIQLNVEHLASGTYMLHLQTNQGTAVKKLVKK